A single genomic interval of Vulpes vulpes isolate BD-2025 chromosome 3, VulVul3, whole genome shotgun sequence harbors:
- the ABHD11 gene encoding sn-1-specific diacylglycerol lipase ABHD11, whose translation MLRWARAWRLPCRALGPCNLGFSGVPVAHSSSGRSGAEPRSVLLSYKLLDGEAARPALVFLHGLFGSKTNFNSIAKALAQQTGRRVLTVDARNHGDSPHSPEMSYEAMSQDLQDLLPQLGLVPCVLIGHSMGGKTAMLLALQRPELVERLIAVDISPVETTSSSDFPSYMAAMRAVDIPDEVSRSSARKLADEQLSTVIQDMAERQFLLTNLVEVDGRFVWRVNLEALAQHVDKILAFPSRQESYLGPTLFLLGGNSQYVHPSHHAEIRRLFPQAQMQTVPNAGHWIHADCPQDFVAAIRGFLA comes from the exons ATGCTCCGCTGGGCCCGCGCTTGGAGGCTCCCCTGCAGGGCGCTCGGCCCATGCAACCTCGGCTTCTCCGGGGTGCCCGTCGCACACAGCAGCAGTGGCCGAAGCGGCGCCGAGCCGAG GTCGGTGCTGCTTTCCTACAAGCTTCTGGACGGAGAGGCGGCTCGCCCGGCCCTCGTGTTTCTGCACGGGCTCTTCGGCTCCAAAACCAACTTCAACTCCATCGCCAAGGCCCTGGCCCAGCAGACGGGCCGGAGA GTGCTTACAGTGGATGCTCGGAACCATGGTGACAGCCCCCACAGCCCAGAAATGAGCTACGAGGCCATGAGCCAGGACCTGCAGGACCTCCTGCCCCAGCTGGGCCTAGTGCCCTGCGTCCTCATTGGCCACAGCATGGGAGGCAAGACAGCCATGCTGCTGGCACTCCAGAGG CCAGAGTTGGTGGAACGCCTGATTGCCGTGGACATCAGCCCAGTGGAGACCACATCCAGCTCGGACTTCCCATCCTACATGGCAGCCATGAGGGCCGTAGACATCCCAGATGAGGTGTCCCGCTCCTCTGCCCGAAAACTGGCCGATGAGCAGCTCAGCACTGTTATCCAA GACATGGCTGAGCGTCAGTTCCTGCTCACCAACCTGGTGGAGGTGGATGGGCGCTTCGTGTGGAGGGTGAACTTGGAGGCACTGGCTCAACATGTGGACAAGATCTTGGCTTTCCCATCACGACAAGAATCTTACCTTGGACCAACCCTCTTCCTCCTGGGTGGAAACTCTCAATATGTGCA CCCCAGCCACCACGCCGAGATTAGGCGGCTCTTCCCTCAAGCCCAGATGCAGACTGTGCCCAATGCTGGCCACTGGATCCATGCTGACTGCCCACAGGACTTTGTGGCTGCCATCCGAGGCTTCCTGGCATGA
- the LOC140598268 gene encoding BICD family-like cargo adapter 2 translates to MEAELDSCRAKLQAVEAQLLEVLEEKLRLRQEVEAWEEDMHQMVRQRVESQLQRESQGTLGAPVNPQTARALQVRFPLGRWGRWR, encoded by the exons ATGGAGGCTGAGCTGGACTCATGCAGAGCCAAGTTGCAAGCTGTGGAGGCCCAGCTGCTGGAGGTCctggaggagaaactgaggctgaggcaGGAGGTGGAAGCCTGGGAG GAGGACATGCATCAAATGGTGAGGCAGCGGGTCGAGAGTCAGCTGCAGAGAGAGTCCCAGGGCACTCTGGGTGCCCCCGTGAACCCCCAAACTGCCAGGGCCCTGCAGGTCCGATTCCCCTTGGGTCGGTGGGGACGCTGGCGGTAA
- the STX1A gene encoding syntaxin-1A isoform X1, producing the protein MKDRTQELRTAKDSDDDDDVTVTVDRDGFMDEFFEQVEEIRGFIDKISENVEEVKRKHSAILASPNPDEKTKEELEELMSDIKKTANKVRSKLKSIEQSIEQEEGLNRSSADLRIRKTQHSTLSRKFVEVMSEYNATQSDYRERCKGRIQRQLEITGRTTTSEELEDMLESGNPAIFASGIIMDSSISKQALSEIETRHSEIIKLENSIRELHDMFMDMAMLVESQGEMIDRIEYNVEHSVDYVERAVSDTKKAVKYQSKARRKKIMIIICCVILGIVIASTFGGIFG; encoded by the exons ATGAAGGACCGAACCCAGGAGCTCCGCACG GCCAAGGACagcgatgatgatgatgatgtcacTGTCACTGTGGACCGGGATGGCTTCATGGATGAGTTCTTTGAACAG GTGGAGGAGATCCGAGGCTTCATTGACAAGATCTCGGAGAATGTGGAGGAGGTGAAACGGAAGCACAGCGCCATCCTGGCCTCCCCCAACCCTGATGAGA aGACAAAGGAGGAACTGGAGGAGCTCATGTCTGACATCAAGAAGACAGCAAACAAAGTTCGCTCCAAGTTAAAGA GCATCGAGCAGAGCATCGAGCAGGAAGAAGGCCTCAACCGCTCATCCGCAGACCTGAGGATCCGAAAGacacag CACTCCACGCTGTCCCGCAAGTTTGTGGAGGTCATGTCCGAGTACAACGCCACACAGTCGGACTACCGCGAGCGCTGCAAGGGCCGCATCCAAAGGCAGCTGGAGATCA CTGGCCGGACCACGACCAGCGAGGAGCTGGAGGACATGCTGGAGAGTGGGAACCCCGCCATCTTTGCTTCCGGA ATTATCATGGACTCCAGCATCTCAAAGCAGGCTCTGAGCGAGATTGAGACACGGCACAGTGAGATCATCAAGCTGGAGAACAGCATCCGTGAGCTGCATGACATGTTCATGGACATGGCCATGCTTGTGGAGAGCCAG GGGGAGATGATTGACAGGATTGAGTACAACGTGGAACATTCAGTAGACTACGTGGAGAGGGCTGTGTCTGACACCAAGAAGGCTGTCAAGTACCAGAGCAAGGCGCGCCGG AAGAAGATCATGATCATCATCTGCTGCGTGATCCTGGGCATTGTCATTGCCTCCACCTTTGGAGGCATCTTTGGATAA
- the STX1A gene encoding syntaxin-1A isoform X2 codes for MSLCACVSEFVCVPPDEKTKEELEELMSDIKKTANKVRSKLKSIEQSIEQEEGLNRSSADLRIRKTQHSTLSRKFVEVMSEYNATQSDYRERCKGRIQRQLEITGRTTTSEELEDMLESGNPAIFASGIIMDSSISKQALSEIETRHSEIIKLENSIRELHDMFMDMAMLVESQGEMIDRIEYNVEHSVDYVERAVSDTKKAVKYQSKARRKKIMIIICCVILGIVIASTFGGIFG; via the exons ATGtctttatgtgcatgtgtgtctgaGTTCGTGTGTGTCCCTCCTGATGAGA aGACAAAGGAGGAACTGGAGGAGCTCATGTCTGACATCAAGAAGACAGCAAACAAAGTTCGCTCCAAGTTAAAGA GCATCGAGCAGAGCATCGAGCAGGAAGAAGGCCTCAACCGCTCATCCGCAGACCTGAGGATCCGAAAGacacag CACTCCACGCTGTCCCGCAAGTTTGTGGAGGTCATGTCCGAGTACAACGCCACACAGTCGGACTACCGCGAGCGCTGCAAGGGCCGCATCCAAAGGCAGCTGGAGATCA CTGGCCGGACCACGACCAGCGAGGAGCTGGAGGACATGCTGGAGAGTGGGAACCCCGCCATCTTTGCTTCCGGA ATTATCATGGACTCCAGCATCTCAAAGCAGGCTCTGAGCGAGATTGAGACACGGCACAGTGAGATCATCAAGCTGGAGAACAGCATCCGTGAGCTGCATGACATGTTCATGGACATGGCCATGCTTGTGGAGAGCCAG GGGGAGATGATTGACAGGATTGAGTACAACGTGGAACATTCAGTAGACTACGTGGAGAGGGCTGTGTCTGACACCAAGAAGGCTGTCAAGTACCAGAGCAAGGCGCGCCGG AAGAAGATCATGATCATCATCTGCTGCGTGATCCTGGGCATTGTCATTGCCTCCACCTTTGGAGGCATCTTTGGATAA